One segment of Streptomyces bathyalis DNA contains the following:
- a CDS encoding SseB family protein: MYGYDQTAAAGQGYPHAGQQYGHQQQAGHQQAAHQQYAAQQAPPPPYGQQGQPGNGQPLYPEQASPPSLRETVRAFTNGTITSEDFQSIFSTSKVYCPRGETPGFLALHNTQQPVIPMFTTLKELRRYAGKESRYFVITGAEVLDLLPSGYGFVLDMEGEHRVVIDAKAVEEMVDFAMRRMYG; encoded by the coding sequence ATGTACGGCTACGACCAGACCGCCGCCGCGGGGCAGGGCTACCCACACGCCGGGCAGCAGTACGGCCACCAGCAGCAGGCCGGACATCAGCAGGCCGCTCACCAGCAGTACGCAGCCCAGCAGGCGCCCCCTCCCCCCTACGGGCAGCAAGGTCAGCCAGGGAACGGGCAGCCGCTCTACCCCGAGCAGGCGTCGCCGCCGTCACTGCGCGAGACCGTGCGCGCGTTCACCAACGGAACGATCACCTCGGAGGACTTCCAGTCGATCTTCTCGACGTCGAAGGTCTACTGCCCGCGCGGTGAGACCCCGGGCTTCCTGGCGCTGCACAACACCCAGCAGCCGGTGATCCCGATGTTCACGACGCTCAAGGAGCTGCGGCGCTACGCGGGCAAGGAGTCCCGCTACTTCGTGATCACGGGTGCCGAGGTGCTGGACCTGCTGCCCTCCGGCTACGGCTTCGTGCTGGACATGGAGGGCGAGCACCGCGTGGTCATCGACGCGAAGGCCGTCGAGGAGATGGTCGACTTCGCGATGCGCCGCATGTACGGCTGA
- a CDS encoding M18 family aminopeptidase, giving the protein MTPRSQSPAPPHHAGRAHTDGLIGFLSDSPTPYHAVRSAAELLEKAGFRQLDETEAWDAAGGGTGGRGHYVVRGGALIAWYVPAGAGPATPYRIIGAHTDSPNLRVKPVPDTGSNGWRQIGMEIYGGTLLNTWLDRDLGLAGRLSMRDGTTRLVDISRPLLRVPQLAIHLDRQVNDGLKLDRQRHMTPVWGLGTPREGDLIGFVAEEAGVAPEEITGWDLMAHSVEPPAYIGRDEELLAGPRMDNLLSVHAGAVALADAAARGELPAIPVLAAFDHEENGSQSDTGAEGPLLGSVLERSVFARGGGYEDRARAYAGSVCLSSDTGHAVHPNYSERHDPGHLPKPNGGPILKVNVNQRYATDGSGRAVFAAACERAGVPWQTFVSNNEMPCGTTIGPITAARHGISTVDVGVAILSMHSARELCGVDDPHLLTRCMSGFLTG; this is encoded by the coding sequence ATGACCCCACGCTCCCAGAGCCCCGCGCCGCCGCACCACGCGGGCCGGGCACACACCGACGGCCTCATCGGCTTCCTCTCGGACTCACCCACGCCGTACCACGCGGTGCGCAGCGCGGCGGAGTTGCTGGAGAAGGCGGGCTTCCGGCAGCTCGACGAGACGGAAGCCTGGGACGCGGCCGGCGGCGGCACGGGCGGCCGCGGCCACTACGTCGTGCGCGGCGGCGCGCTGATCGCCTGGTACGTGCCGGCCGGCGCGGGCCCGGCAACTCCGTACCGCATCATCGGCGCTCACACCGACTCCCCCAATCTGCGCGTCAAGCCGGTCCCCGACACCGGGAGCAACGGCTGGCGGCAGATCGGCATGGAGATCTACGGCGGCACCCTGCTCAACACCTGGCTCGACAGGGACCTCGGCCTGGCCGGACGCCTCTCGATGCGCGACGGAACGACGCGGCTGGTGGACATCAGCCGGCCGCTGCTGCGCGTGCCGCAGCTCGCCATCCACCTCGACCGGCAGGTCAACGACGGGCTCAAGCTGGACCGTCAGCGCCACATGACACCCGTGTGGGGCCTCGGCACGCCGCGGGAGGGCGACCTGATCGGCTTCGTGGCCGAGGAGGCGGGCGTCGCCCCCGAGGAGATCACCGGCTGGGACCTGATGGCGCACAGCGTGGAGCCGCCCGCGTACATCGGACGGGACGAGGAGCTGCTGGCCGGCCCGCGCATGGACAACCTCCTCTCCGTGCACGCCGGTGCCGTCGCGCTCGCGGACGCGGCCGCGCGCGGCGAGCTTCCCGCCATTCCCGTGCTGGCCGCCTTCGACCACGAGGAGAACGGCAGCCAGTCGGACACCGGTGCCGAGGGACCGCTCCTCGGCTCGGTACTCGAACGCTCCGTCTTCGCCCGCGGCGGCGGCTACGAGGACCGCGCGCGGGCGTACGCGGGGAGTGTGTGCCTCTCCTCGGACACCGGCCACGCGGTGCACCCCAACTACTCGGAGCGGCACGACCCCGGGCACCTGCCGAAGCCCAACGGCGGGCCGATCCTGAAGGTCAACGTCAACCAGCGCTACGCCACGGACGGTTCGGGCCGTGCGGTCTTCGCGGCGGCCTGCGAGCGGGCCGGGGTGCCCTGGCAGACGTTCGTGTCGAACAACGAGATGCCCTGCGGGACGACGATCGGGCCCATCACCGCGGCCAGGCACGGCATTTCGACCGTCGACGTCGGCGTGGCCATCCTGTCCATGCACTCGGCGCGTGAGCTGTGCGGCGTGGACGACCCGCACCTGCTGACCCGTTGCATGAGCGGATTCCTCACGGGCTGA
- a CDS encoding PIG-L family deacetylase: MTDRPLTLMAVHAHPDDEATGTGGILARYAAEGIRTVLVTCTDGGCGDGPGGVKPGDPRHDPAAVALMRRQELKASCDVLKVSDLEMLDYADSGMTGWPSNDAPGSFWQTPVEEGAARLAELMRHYRPDVVVTYDENGFYGHPDHIQAHRITMAALEMTELRPKVYWTTVPRSMMQRFGETLREFDEDMPEPDPAEAAAMAEIGLPDDEVTTWVDTVAFSGQKFDALAAHASQGENIFFLKMGKERFGELMGMETFVRVKDATGAAVPENDLFAGLR; the protein is encoded by the coding sequence ATGACTGACCGGCCCTTGACGCTCATGGCAGTACATGCCCATCCCGACGACGAAGCCACCGGAACCGGAGGGATCCTCGCGCGGTACGCGGCCGAGGGCATCCGCACGGTTCTCGTGACGTGTACCGACGGCGGTTGCGGTGACGGACCGGGGGGTGTCAAGCCGGGCGACCCCAGACATGATCCGGCGGCCGTCGCCTTGATGCGCCGTCAGGAACTCAAGGCGAGCTGTGACGTGCTGAAGGTCAGCGATCTGGAGATGCTGGACTATGCCGACTCCGGGATGACGGGCTGGCCGAGCAACGACGCCCCCGGATCCTTCTGGCAGACCCCCGTGGAGGAAGGCGCCGCCCGGCTCGCGGAACTCATGCGGCACTACCGGCCCGATGTGGTCGTCACCTACGACGAGAACGGCTTCTACGGTCACCCCGACCACATCCAGGCCCACCGCATCACGATGGCGGCGCTGGAGATGACCGAGCTGAGGCCGAAGGTGTACTGGACGACGGTGCCCCGCTCGATGATGCAGCGGTTCGGGGAGACACTGCGCGAGTTCGATGAGGACATGCCGGAGCCGGATCCTGCAGAGGCCGCCGCGATGGCCGAGATCGGCCTCCCCGACGATGAGGTCACCACGTGGGTGGACACCGTCGCATTCAGCGGTCAGAAGTTCGATGCGCTGGCCGCGCACGCCAGTCAGGGCGAGAACATCTTCTTCCTCAAGATGGGCAAGGAGAGGTTCGGCGAGTTGATGGGCATGGAGACCTTCGTACGTGTCAAGGACGCCACCGGCGCGGCCGTACCCGAGAACGATCTCTTCGCCGGGCTGCGCTGA
- a CDS encoding LURP-one-related/scramblase family protein — protein MRYLVRERIFGIGDDYWIDDEHGEHAFLVDGKALRVRQTFQLKDVQGEVVAVIRRKMISLWETMEIERGGQKLATVRKKRFTPLRHRFKARLADGGALSVHGNVLDKEYDIELGGGRLARISRRWFRVRDTYAVDIEQPGADVPLLLSLAVCVDALTGDD, from the coding sequence ATGAGGTATCTCGTACGCGAACGGATCTTCGGCATCGGCGACGACTACTGGATCGACGACGAGCACGGGGAGCACGCCTTCCTCGTCGACGGAAAGGCGCTGCGGGTACGGCAGACGTTCCAGCTCAAGGACGTGCAGGGGGAGGTCGTCGCCGTCATCCGACGGAAGATGATCAGCCTCTGGGAGACGATGGAGATCGAGCGCGGCGGCCAGAAGCTGGCGACGGTGCGAAAGAAGCGGTTCACGCCCCTGCGCCACCGCTTCAAGGCGCGGCTCGCGGACGGCGGTGCGCTGTCGGTGCACGGCAACGTGCTCGACAAGGAGTACGACATCGAGCTCGGCGGCGGGCGTCTGGCACGCATCTCCCGAAGGTGGTTCAGGGTGCGCGACACCTACGCCGTGGACATCGAACAGCCGGGCGCCGACGTGCCGTTGCTGCTGTCGCTGGCGGTGTGCGTCGACGCTCTGACGGGCGACGACTGA
- a CDS encoding NHL domain-containing thioredoxin family protein: MASHARVRAPELQGEGGWLNTGGRDLTLADLRGRITLIDFWTFCCVNCLHVLDELRELEERHRDTLVIVGVHSPKFAHEADHEAVVDAVERYQVEHPVLDDPQLATWKQYAVRAWPTLVVIDPEGYVVAQHAGEGHAHAIATLVEDLEREHEAKGTLRRGDGPYVPPEPEPTALRFPGKALRLPGRGPTEATGPGGRNFLVSDTTRHQLVELAPDGETVLRRVGSGERGLVDGGPGQARFSEPQGLALLPDGRTVVVADTVNHALRSYDPVTGEVGTLAGTGEQWWQGAATDGPALEVALSSPWDVEWFDGRLWIAMAGVHQLWSWTPPGAGERQGRVRVEAGTTNEGLVDGPVAEAWFAQPSGLSASADGERLWVADSETSALRRIERTGAGRALQVRTAVGTGLFDFGHRDGSAEQALFQHPLGVTALPGGRVAVSDTYNNALRCYDPESGEVTTLATDLREPSGALLVDDHEGRDGPGQGTEIVVVESARHRLTRLRLPEEAVRVEPVAHRTQRSATEVAPGELLLEVVFQAPGGQKLDDRYGPATRLLVGSTPEDLLAEGAGTGTDLTRAVRLADGVTEGVLHVSAMAASCDDPDGSAEPVEYPACHVHQQDWGVPVRVTASGTSRLPLVLAGMDSGAAAADAPS; this comes from the coding sequence ATGGCTTCTCACGCACGCGTACGGGCGCCCGAGCTGCAAGGGGAGGGCGGCTGGCTGAACACCGGCGGCAGGGACCTCACCCTCGCCGACCTGCGGGGGCGGATCACTCTGATCGACTTCTGGACCTTTTGCTGCGTCAACTGCCTGCATGTGCTCGACGAGTTGCGCGAGCTCGAGGAGCGGCACCGCGACACCCTCGTGATCGTGGGCGTGCACTCACCGAAGTTCGCACACGAGGCCGATCACGAGGCGGTCGTTGACGCCGTGGAGCGTTACCAGGTCGAGCACCCGGTGCTGGACGATCCTCAGCTGGCGACCTGGAAGCAGTACGCGGTACGGGCCTGGCCCACGCTCGTCGTGATCGACCCCGAGGGCTACGTCGTCGCCCAGCACGCCGGCGAGGGCCACGCGCACGCCATCGCGACGCTCGTGGAGGATCTGGAGCGCGAGCACGAGGCGAAAGGCACGCTGCGGCGCGGCGACGGCCCGTATGTGCCCCCGGAGCCCGAGCCGACCGCACTGCGCTTCCCCGGGAAGGCGCTGCGGCTGCCTGGCAGGGGCCCCACCGAGGCCACGGGCCCTGGGGGACGGAACTTCCTCGTCTCCGACACCACCCGCCATCAGCTGGTCGAGCTGGCTCCCGACGGTGAGACCGTGCTGCGCCGCGTGGGCAGCGGCGAGCGCGGCCTGGTGGACGGCGGCCCCGGCCAGGCGCGCTTCAGCGAGCCCCAGGGACTCGCGCTGCTGCCCGACGGGAGGACGGTCGTCGTCGCCGACACCGTCAATCACGCGCTGCGCTCCTACGATCCGGTCACCGGCGAGGTGGGCACGCTCGCGGGCACCGGCGAGCAGTGGTGGCAGGGCGCCGCGACGGACGGGCCCGCCCTTGAGGTCGCCCTCTCCTCACCGTGGGACGTGGAGTGGTTCGACGGGCGGCTGTGGATCGCCATGGCGGGCGTGCACCAGCTGTGGTCGTGGACGCCGCCCGGGGCGGGTGAGCGGCAGGGACGCGTGCGGGTCGAGGCAGGGACCACCAACGAGGGCCTGGTCGACGGGCCGGTGGCCGAGGCGTGGTTCGCCCAGCCCTCGGGCCTGTCGGCCTCGGCGGACGGTGAGCGGCTGTGGGTCGCCGACTCGGAGACGAGCGCCCTGCGCCGGATCGAGCGGACGGGGGCCGGCAGGGCTCTCCAGGTGCGCACAGCCGTGGGCACGGGCCTGTTCGACTTCGGACACCGGGACGGCAGCGCCGAACAGGCCCTGTTCCAGCACCCGTTGGGCGTCACGGCGCTGCCCGGCGGGCGGGTCGCCGTCAGCGACACCTACAACAACGCGCTGCGCTGCTACGACCCGGAGAGCGGCGAAGTCACCACCCTCGCCACGGACTTGCGTGAGCCTTCGGGGGCGTTGCTCGTGGACGACCACGAAGGACGGGACGGGCCCGGGCAGGGGACCGAGATCGTGGTCGTCGAGTCGGCCCGTCACCGGCTGACGCGGTTGCGGCTCCCCGAGGAGGCCGTACGGGTCGAGCCGGTGGCCCACCGCACACAGCGCTCGGCGACCGAAGTGGCGCCCGGGGAGCTGCTGTTGGAGGTCGTCTTCCAGGCGCCCGGCGGCCAGAAGCTCGACGACCGGTACGGCCCCGCGACCCGGCTGCTCGTCGGCTCGACGCCGGAGGACCTGCTGGCGGAGGGAGCCGGTACGGGCACGGACCTGACTCGCGCAGTGCGGCTCGCGGACGGCGTGACGGAGGGCGTGCTGCACGTGTCGGCGATGGCGGCCTCGTGCGACGACCCCGACGGGTCGGCGGAGCCGGTGGAGTACCCGGCGTGCCATGTGCACCAGCAGGACTGGGGCGTCCCGGTCCGTGTCACGGCGTCGGGCACGTCCCGGCTGCCGCTCGTGCTCGCGGGCATGGACTCGGGGGCGGCTGCTGCTGATGCGCCTTCCTGA
- a CDS encoding ATP-binding SpoIIE family protein phosphatase, translating into MHTEDVLRATGTGLWRWDSETGASTVDVLTAELLGVPFRRGDVTDTDRSVSVAGPGSDTPSEEAGPGRPQDVPAEGGTLTLAEPSIRSRIHFSDYVELTETATLALAEWTLVETVLRIVDEQGDVVRRVRTRIMPVDEDGTISLIGTISLVPEPGAAEPAAAEHVRRPSGVPSGEEDTLQQNREAFLLHTGLALAEARTTAEVLRIGGSLVIPGFKPRALAVFSLERGRLILVGPPGQRPVPQHLLPFLEMPVETDHPAAAVVRSGRPVYLPAPEDYQREFPAAWPQVEPVGNRGWAFLPLTVSKRTLGAWMVAFGEPVRFTPEGRSLLANVARMLAQAISRTSMHETELQLSSGLQRTLRPTRRPGIEGMKLAARYMPSGGGLEVGGDWYDVIPLPSGRTGLVIGDVQGHDVRAAGVMAQLRIALRAYAAEGHRPDAILARASRYLAGIGRPEVMTGDPGERPSDEAPAVGAFGGLLEDERFATCLYMEADPVTGTLDIARAGHPDPAIWLADGTMLIRATAGGLPLGVEPGTEYPTTRLVLEPGETLLVCTDGLIEVGGHTMDTGWRRIQAVFRDQSAKDSGTPTDLEQLADALIGSAQQPLTGEATGPLADRREDDIALLLLTLDPAYAAGRAAAAAGIARRTTFTVAQAEPDRIGEARHQLQGMLFDWESEDQIDGAVLMLSEMLTNVLVHTEGDAMMVAECSGERGNRLLRVEVADTSDALPHRRTPGELASSGRGLMMMELLAGSWGVDPRGEGKSIWFEMRENVSSPAWA; encoded by the coding sequence ATGCACACCGAGGACGTGCTGAGGGCCACCGGGACCGGGCTGTGGCGTTGGGACAGCGAGACCGGTGCTTCCACCGTAGACGTCCTCACCGCGGAGCTCCTCGGCGTCCCGTTCAGACGGGGGGACGTGACGGACACCGACCGTTCCGTCTCCGTCGCCGGACCGGGCTCGGACACCCCCTCGGAAGAGGCCGGACCGGGCCGCCCGCAGGACGTGCCCGCCGAGGGCGGCACCCTCACGCTCGCCGAGCCCTCCATCCGCTCCCGGATCCACTTCTCCGACTACGTGGAACTGACAGAGACCGCAACCCTCGCCCTGGCCGAGTGGACCCTCGTCGAAACGGTGCTGCGCATCGTCGACGAGCAGGGCGACGTGGTGCGCAGGGTGCGGACCCGGATCATGCCCGTCGACGAGGACGGGACGATCTCCCTTATCGGGACGATCTCGCTGGTGCCCGAGCCCGGCGCCGCGGAGCCTGCGGCCGCCGAGCACGTGCGGCGGCCGTCCGGGGTGCCGTCCGGGGAGGAGGACACCCTTCAGCAGAACCGGGAGGCATTCCTGCTGCACACGGGCCTCGCGCTCGCGGAGGCCCGCACCACCGCGGAGGTGCTGCGGATCGGGGGCTCGCTGGTCATCCCCGGCTTCAAGCCCCGCGCCCTCGCCGTCTTCAGTCTCGAACGGGGCCGGCTGATCCTGGTCGGGCCTCCGGGCCAGCGGCCGGTGCCGCAGCATCTGCTTCCGTTCCTCGAAATGCCCGTCGAGACCGACCATCCGGCCGCCGCCGTCGTACGGTCCGGGCGGCCGGTCTACCTGCCGGCCCCGGAGGACTACCAGCGCGAGTTCCCGGCCGCCTGGCCGCAGGTGGAGCCGGTCGGCAACCGGGGCTGGGCGTTCCTGCCGCTCACCGTCTCCAAGCGCACGCTGGGCGCGTGGATGGTGGCCTTTGGGGAGCCCGTCCGGTTCACCCCGGAGGGCCGGTCGCTGCTGGCCAACGTCGCGCGGATGCTCGCCCAGGCGATCTCCCGCACGTCCATGCACGAGACGGAGCTCCAGCTCTCCTCCGGCCTGCAGCGCACACTGAGGCCCACGCGCAGGCCCGGCATCGAGGGCATGAAGCTGGCGGCCCGGTACATGCCCTCGGGCGGCGGGCTGGAGGTCGGCGGCGACTGGTACGACGTGATCCCGCTGCCGTCGGGCCGCACGGGACTGGTGATCGGCGACGTGCAGGGCCACGACGTGCGCGCGGCCGGCGTCATGGCGCAGCTGCGCATCGCGCTGCGCGCCTACGCGGCGGAGGGCCACCGCCCGGACGCGATCCTGGCGCGTGCCTCGCGCTATCTGGCGGGGATCGGGCGGCCCGAGGTGATGACGGGCGACCCGGGAGAAAGGCCGAGCGACGAGGCGCCCGCGGTCGGGGCCTTCGGAGGTCTCCTCGAGGACGAACGATTCGCCACCTGTCTCTACATGGAGGCCGACCCCGTCACCGGCACCCTCGACATCGCGCGCGCGGGCCATCCCGACCCCGCGATCTGGCTGGCCGACGGCACGATGCTGATCAGAGCCACCGCGGGCGGACTGCCGCTGGGGGTGGAGCCGGGCACCGAGTACCCGACGACGCGGCTCGTGCTGGAGCCGGGCGAGACGCTGCTGGTGTGCACGGACGGGCTGATCGAGGTCGGCGGGCACACCATGGACACCGGGTGGCGGCGCATCCAAGCCGTCTTCCGGGATCAGTCCGCCAAGGACTCGGGAACGCCCACCGACCTGGAGCAGCTCGCGGACGCGCTCATCGGCTCGGCGCAGCAGCCGCTCACCGGTGAGGCCACCGGCCCGCTGGCCGACCGCCGCGAGGACGACATCGCGCTGCTGCTGCTCACCCTCGACCCCGCTTACGCGGCCGGGCGTGCGGCGGCGGCCGCCGGCATCGCACGCCGCACGACGTTCACCGTCGCGCAGGCGGAGCCGGACCGCATCGGCGAGGCCCGGCACCAGCTCCAGGGCATGCTCTTCGACTGGGAGAGCGAGGACCAGATCGACGGGGCCGTGCTGATGCTCTCCGAGATGCTGACGAACGTCCTGGTCCACACCGAGGGCGACGCCATGATGGTCGCCGAGTGCAGCGGCGAACGGGGCAACAGGCTGCTGCGCGTCGAGGTGGCCGACACCAGCGACGCACTGCCGCACCGCCGCACTCCCGGCGAACTGGCCTCGTCCGGCCGGGGGTTGATGATGATGGAGCTGCTGGCGGGATCGTGGGGCGTCGACCCGCGCGGCGAGGGCAAGAGCATCTGGTTCGAGATGCGCGAGAACGTTTCGTCACCGGCCTGGGCGTGA
- a CDS encoding acyl-CoA dehydrogenase translates to MGHYKSNLRDIEFNLFEVLGRDTVYGTGPFAEMDVDTAKSVLTEIARLAENELAESYEDSDRNPPVFDPETNTAPVPESFKKSYKAYMDAEWWRLGTPEAIGGTTAPRSLLWSFAETVLGSNPAVWMYASGPAFAGVIHDEGTEEQLKVAQLMVDKQWGSTMVLTEPDAGSDVGAGRAKATQQDDGSWHIEGVKRFITSGEHDLSENIVHFVLARPEGHGPGTKGLSLFLVPKYDFDWETGELGDRNGVYATNVEHKMGLKASNTCELTFGANAPAKGWLLGEKHDGIRQMFKVIEFARMMVGTKAIATLSTGYLNALEYAKERVQGADLAQFTDKTAPRVTITHHPDVRRSLMTQKAYAEGMRALVLYTASVQDEIVIKEYRGEDASAAERLNDLLLPIVKGYGSEKSYEQLAQSLQTLGGSGYLQEYPVEQYIRDAKIDTLYEGTTAIQGQDYFFRKVVRDQGQALTTLSEEIKKFLAEAKGGEELAGAREELSRAAVELEAMVGAMLTDLAATEKDVKSIYKVGLNTTRFLLSSGDVVIGYLLLRGATVAAEKLADASLTLSAKDKAFYQGKVAAAKFFTANVLPSVAVERTLAENVDSSVMELDEAAF, encoded by the coding sequence ATGGGGCACTACAAGTCGAATCTCCGCGACATCGAGTTCAACCTCTTCGAGGTGCTCGGCCGCGACACGGTGTACGGCACCGGACCGTTCGCGGAGATGGACGTGGACACCGCGAAGAGCGTGCTGACCGAGATCGCGCGCCTCGCCGAGAACGAGCTGGCCGAGTCCTACGAGGACTCCGACCGCAACCCGCCGGTCTTCGACCCGGAGACCAACACGGCTCCCGTTCCCGAGTCGTTCAAGAAGAGCTACAAGGCCTACATGGACGCCGAGTGGTGGCGCCTGGGCACCCCGGAAGCCATCGGCGGCACCACCGCGCCGCGCTCGCTGCTGTGGAGCTTCGCCGAGACCGTGCTGGGCTCCAACCCGGCGGTCTGGATGTACGCGTCCGGCCCGGCCTTCGCCGGTGTCATCCACGACGAGGGCACCGAAGAGCAGCTGAAGGTCGCCCAGTTGATGGTGGACAAGCAGTGGGGCTCCACGATGGTGCTGACCGAGCCGGACGCCGGTTCGGACGTCGGCGCGGGCCGCGCCAAGGCCACCCAGCAGGACGACGGCAGCTGGCACATCGAGGGCGTCAAGCGCTTCATCACCTCCGGTGAGCACGACCTCTCCGAGAACATCGTGCACTTCGTGCTCGCGCGCCCCGAGGGCCACGGCCCCGGCACCAAGGGCCTCTCGCTCTTCCTCGTCCCGAAGTACGACTTCGACTGGGAGACCGGCGAACTCGGCGACCGCAACGGCGTCTACGCCACCAACGTCGAGCACAAGATGGGCCTGAAGGCCTCCAACACCTGCGAGCTGACCTTCGGCGCCAACGCACCGGCCAAGGGATGGCTGCTCGGCGAGAAGCACGACGGCATCCGCCAGATGTTCAAGGTCATCGAGTTCGCGCGGATGATGGTGGGCACCAAGGCCATCGCGACGCTCTCCACCGGCTACCTCAACGCCCTGGAGTACGCCAAGGAGCGCGTGCAGGGCGCCGACCTGGCGCAGTTCACCGACAAGACCGCGCCGCGCGTGACCATCACGCACCACCCGGACGTGCGCCGCTCGCTGATGACGCAGAAGGCGTACGCGGAGGGTATGCGCGCGCTCGTCCTCTACACCGCGTCGGTGCAGGACGAGATCGTGATCAAGGAGTACCGCGGTGAGGACGCCTCCGCCGCCGAGCGTCTGAACGACCTGCTCCTGCCGATCGTGAAGGGCTACGGCTCGGAGAAGTCCTACGAGCAGCTCGCACAGTCGCTGCAGACCCTGGGCGGCTCCGGCTACCTGCAGGAGTACCCGGTCGAGCAGTACATCCGCGACGCCAAGATCGACACCCTCTACGAGGGCACCACCGCGATCCAGGGTCAGGACTACTTCTTCCGCAAGGTCGTACGCGACCAGGGCCAAGCGCTCACCACGCTGTCCGAGGAGATCAAGAAGTTCCTGGCCGAGGCGAAGGGCGGCGAGGAGCTGGCCGGCGCCCGCGAGGAGCTCTCCCGCGCGGCGGTGGAGCTGGAGGCGATGGTCGGCGCGATGCTGACCGACCTCGCCGCCACGGAGAAGGACGTGAAGTCGATCTACAAGGTCGGTCTGAACACCACGCGCTTCCTCCTCTCCTCCGGCGACGTCGTCATCGGCTACCTGCTGCTGCGCGGCGCCACGGTCGCCGCGGAGAAGCTGGCCGACGCCTCGCTGACGCTCTCCGCCAAGGACAAGGCGTTCTACCAGGGGAAGGTCGCCGCGGCGAAGTTCTTCACCGCCAACGTGCTGCCCTCGGTGGCCGTCGAGCGCACCCTGGCCGAGAACGTCGACTCCTCCGTGATGGAGCTCGACGAAGCGGCCTTCTGA